TCAACTACACGGTGCTCCCGGAGAACGACGTCCGGGACAAGATCAGCCAGGAGTTCTCCAGCCAGGCGGGGCAGTACGACGTCGCCACCCTGAGCAACTTCGAGATCCCGATCTACGCCCGCAGCGAGTGGATCGCCCCGCTGAACGAGTACGTCGAGGCCGATCCCGAGTTCGACCAGGACGACGTCCTCGGGCCGCTGACGGCGTCGCTGTCCGGCGACGACGGCCGGCTCTACGGCGAGCCGTTCTACGGCGAGTCGTCGTTCCTCATGTACCGCGCCGACGTCCTGGAGGCCGCGGGCATCGAGATGCCGGCGAGTCCGACGTGGCAGGAGGTCGCCGACATCGCGGCCGAGGTCGACGGCGTCGAGCCCGGGATGGCCGGCATCTGCCTGCGCGGCCAGCCCGGCTGGGGCCAGGTCTTCGCGCCGCTGACCACGGTGGTGAACACCTTCGGCGGCACCTGGTTCACCGAGGACTGGGAGCCGCAGGTCGACAGCGAGGAGTTCCGGACGGCCGTGCAGTTCTACGTGGACCTCGTCCGCGAGCACGGCGAGGTCGGCGCACCGCAGGCCGGCTTCACCGAGTGCCTCAACAACGTCGTCCAGGGCAACGCCGCCATGTGGTACGACGCCACCTCGGCGGCCGGGTCGCTGGAGGCCGAGGACTCACCCGTCCGCGGCCTGATGGGCTACGCGCCCGCGCCGGTGGTCGAGACCGACAGCTCGGGCTGGCTCTACGCCTGGTCGTGGAGCATCCAGCAGGCGAGCGCGAAGAAGGACGCGGCGTGGGAGTTCATCTCCTGGGCCTCCAGCGCCGAGTACGAGGAGCTCGTCGGCGACGAGCTCGGCTGGTCGCGGGTCCCCGCCGGCAAGCGGGCGTCGACGTACGAGAACCCCGACTACCTCGCCGAGGCCTCCGCCTTCGCCGAGCCGACGCTGCAGGCCATCCAGACCGCCGACCCGAACGACGCCGGCGTGCAGCCCCGCCCGGCGCCGGGGATCCAGTTCATCGGGATCCCGGAGTTCCCGGACCTGGCCACCCAGGTGTCGCAGGACGTCAGCTCCGCGATCGCCGGCCAGATGACGGTCGACGAGGCCCTGCAACGAGGACAGCAGGTGGCCGAGGACGTCGCCGAGCGCTACCGCGAGCGGGAGTCCGGATGACCACGCACCTCCGGACGACCACGCACCGGATCACGCAGACCTGCAGCACCCGGACCTGCGCGCCCGCGGGCACCGGACCCGCACGCGAGGGGGAGGAGCGGCCATGAGCACGACCATCGAGCGCAGGCGCGACGACGTCGGGACACCGCCGCCGCCACCACCGAGCGGCGGGGCGCTGCGGCGCACCTCCGACTGGGCCCGGCGCGCACCGCTCCTGCCGGCGCTGGTCTTCACCATCGTGGTGACGCAGCTGCCGTTCGTCGTCACGCTGATCGTGTCGTTCATGGACTGGAACGCCTACTACCCCGACGAGCGGGGGTTCACGGGGTTCAGCAACTACGCGAGCGTGCTGACCGACGTCAACATGCGCCAGGCGATCCTCACCACGGTCATCCTCACCGCGGTCGTCGTCCTGGTCAGCCTGCTGCTGGGGATGGGCATCGCGCTGCTGCTCGACCGCAAGTTCCGCGGACGGGGCGTGGTGCGCACCATGATGATCACGCCGTTCCTCATCGTCCCGGTGGCCGCGGCGCTGCTGTGGAAGCACGCGCTGTTCAACCCCGAGTACGGCCTGCTCAACGGGACGCTCACCGCGATCTGGCGGCTGTTCGGCTCCGAGAACGCGCCGCAGCCGGACTGGATCACCACCGCGCCGCTGATCTCGGTGGAGATCGCGCTCATCTGGCAGTGGACGCCGTTCATGATGCTGATCCTGCTGGCCGGGCTGCAGAGCCGGCCGCTGGACGTCATCGAGGCGGCCCGCATCGACGGCGCGAGCAGCTGGCAGATCTTCCGCTACATGACCTTCCCGCACCTGCGCCGCTACCTGGAGCTCGGCGGGCTGCTGGGGTCGATCTACATCGTGCAGAACTTCGACGCCGTCTTCACGATCACCTCGGGCGGCCTGGGCACGGCGAACCTCCCGTACGTCATCTACCAGACCTTCTACCAGGCCCACGACTACGGCCGGGCGTCCGCCGCCGGCGTCGTCGTCGTCATCGGCACGATCCTCATCGCCACGCTGGCGCTGCGGACGGTGTCGACGCTGTTCCAGGAGGAGAACGCGCGATGAGCTCCGTCACCGATGTCGCACCGGTCGCCGCGACCCGCACGCCCGAGGGCGAGCCGCGCCGGCCGCGCAAGCCGCGGGCCGGTGCCCTGCTGGGGCTGGCCGCCTGGCTGATCGGCTTCCTGTTCGTCGTGCCGGTGCTGTGGATGGTGCTGACGTCCTTCCACAGCGAGGAGGACGCGGCGACCAACCCGCCGTCGCTGCTCGCGCCGCTGACCTTCGCCGGCTACCGGGAGTTCTTCGGCGTCGGCACCGGCGCCAACCCGTGGCCGTCGCTGGCCAACTCGCTGACCGCCAGCGTGGTCTCCACGGTCATCGTGCTGCTGCTGGCCATCCCGGCGGCCTACGCGCTGTCGATCAAGCCGGTGCGCAAGTGGACCGACGTGATGTTCTTCTTCCTGTCCACCCGCATGCTGCCGATCGTGGCCGGGCTGCTGCCCATCTACCTGTTCGCGCAGTGGAGCGGCCTGCTGGACAACATCTGGCTGCTGATCGTCCTGTACACGGCGATGAACCTGCCGATCGCGGTGTGGATGATGCGCTCGTTCCTCGCCGAGGTGCCGGTGGAGATCCTCGAGGCGGCCTCGATGGACGGCGCGGGACTGCTGCTGACGCTGCGCTCGGTGGTGGCGCCCATCGTCCTGCCGGGGATCGCCGCGACCTCGCTGATCTGCTTCATCTTCAGCTGGAACGAGCTGCTGCTGGCCCGGACCCTCACGGGCACCGTCGCGCAGACCGCGCCGGTGTACCTGACCGGGTTCGTCACCAGCCAGGGGCTCTTCCTCGCTCAGGTGTGTGCCGCGGCCTTCGTGGTGTCGCTGCCGGTGCTCATCGCCGGCTTCGCCGCCCAGGACAAGCTGGTGCAGGGTCTCTCGCTCGGCGCGGTCAAGTGACCGCCACCGGGACGGTGCCGGGGACGGCGGACCTCCACCCGGCGTCGACGATGCGGGTCTCGGTGCTGCGCGGCGCCGGCGACGTCGTCGTCGAGGAGCGCCCGGTGCCGCAGCCGGGCCCCGGCGAGGTCGTCGTCCGGGTCTCCTCGGTCGGGGTGTGCGGCTCGGACACGCACTACTACGAGCACGGCCGCATCGGCCGCTTCGTCGTCGAGGAGCCGCTGGTCCTGGGGCACGAGGCCGCGGGCGAGGTGGCCGCCGTCGGCCCGGGGGTGTCCGCGCCGCGCGTCGGCCAGCGGGTCTCGGTCGAGCCCGGCGTCCCCGACCTGACCTGCCCGCAGTGCCTGGCCGGCCGGTACAACCTCTGCCCGGAGATGCGGTTCTTCGCGACCCCGCCGATCGACGGCGCCTTCGCCGAGTACGTCGTCGTACACGCCGCCTTCGCCCACCCGGTGCCCGACGGCATCAGCGACGACGCCGCGGCGCTGCTCGAACCGCTCTCGGTCGGGATCTGGGCGTGCCGCAGGGGCGGGGTCACCGCCGGCTCTCGGGTGCTCGTCGTCGGCGCCGGCCCGATCGGCCTGGTCAGCGTGCAGGCGGCCCTGGCGTTCGGGGCCACCGAGGTGGTCGTCTCCGACGTCAACCCCGCCCGGCTCGCCCTCGCCCGGGACCTCGGCGCCACCGAGGTGGTCGACGCCCGGACGGCCGACGTCACCGACCTCGACCCCCCGCCCGGGGTGCTGCTCGAGTGCTCGGGACACCCCGCGGCCATCGCCCAGGGCATCCGCGCGCTCGACCGGGCCGGCCGCGCCGTCCTCGTCGGCATGGGCGGCGACGAGGTGCCGCTCCCGCTGTCGGTCGTGCAGGAGCGCGAGCTGGAGGTGACCGGCACCTTCCGCTACGCCGGCACCTGGCCGACGGCGATCGCGCTGGTCGCCGCCGGCCGCGTCGACCTCGACCGCCTCGTCACCGGCACCTACGGCCTGGACCGGGCCGAGGACGCCCTCACCGCCGGCCGCCGCGACCCCGACTCGGTGAAGGTCGTCGTCCACCCCCGGTCCTGACGCCCCCGACCACCGACCAGCAGCAAGGAGAGACCCATGGCCTCCGTCACCTACGACGCCGCCAGCCGCATCTACCCCGGCTCCGACCGTCCCGCCGTCGACTCGCTGGACCTGGAGATCGCCGACGGCGAGTTCCTCGTCCTGGTCGGGCCCTCCGGCTGCGGCAAGTCCACGTCGCTGCGGATGCTCGCCGGCCTGGAGGACGTCGACCGCGGGGCCATCCGCATCGGCGACCGCGACGTCACGCACCTGAAGTCCAAGGACCGCGACATCGCGATGGTCTTCCAGAGCTACGCGCTCTACCCGCACATGACCGTCGCGGACAACATGGGCTTCGCCCTGAAGATCGCCGGTCGCGACAAGGACGACATCCGCAAGCGGGTGGCCGAGGCCGCGAAGATCCTCGACCTGGAGGAGTTCCTCCACCGCAAGCCCAAGGCCCTGTCCGGCGGGCAGCGCCAGCGGGTGGCCATGGGCCGGGCCATCGTGCGCGACCCGCAGGTCTTCCTCATGGACGAGCCGCTGTCCAACCTCGACGCCAAGCTGCGCGTGCAGACCCGCACCCAGATCGCCGCCCTGCAGCGCCGCCTGGGGACGACGACCGTCTACGTCACCCACGACCAGGTCGAGGCCATGACGATGGGCGACCGGGTGGCGGTCCTGCGCGCCGGGATCCTCGAGCAGTGCGACACCCCGCTGCGGCTCTACCAGGAGCCGGCCAACGTCTTCGTGGCCGGGTTCATCGGCTCGCCGGGGATGAACCTCGCGCAGTTCCGGCTGGAGAACGGGCACGCGGTGCTCGGCAGCGCGCGCATCCCCGTGCCGACGGCGGCGCTGAGCGCCCTGTCCGCGGAGGGTGCCGACTCGGTGGTCGCCGGCTTCCGCCCGGAGTCGGTGGACCTGGTGTCGGAGTCCGAGCCCGGCGCCTTCCCGGTCGACGTCGGCGTGGTCGAGGAGCTGGGCTCCGACGCCTTCCTGCACGGGACGCTGCCGGACCTGCCCCAGGCCTCCTCCGGCGCCTTCAACGAGAACGTCATCGCCCGCGTGGACCCCAACCGGCCGCCGGCGAAGGGTGAGCGGGTGCACCTGCGGATCCAGCCCGGCCGCGAGCACCTCTTCTCGCCGTCGACCGGCCGGCGCCTGTCCGTCTGAGACCCCAGGAGACCGCCGTGCCCGCCCTCACCACCGCGACCCTGCCCGCCCTCGCCGGCTCGCTGCCGGTGCCGACGTACGACCGGTCACGGGTGCGGGCCGGGATCGTGCACCTCGGGGTGGGGGCGTTCCACCGGTCGCACCAGGCCCTCTACGTCGACCGGCTGCTCGAGCAGGGGACGGCGCAGGAGTGGGGCATCTGCGGCGTCGGGGTGCTGCCGTCGGACCGCCGGATGGCCGAGGTGATGGCGGCCCAGGACTGCCTGTACACCCTCGTCGTCCGGCACCCCGACGGGAGCGCCGAGGCGCGGGTCGTCGGCTCGATCGTGGAGTACCTCCTCGCGCCCGACGACCCCGAGGCCGTGGTCGAGAAGATGGCGGCGGAGACGACGCGGATCGTGTCGCTGACGGTCACCGAGGGCGGCTACAACATCGCCGCGACCACCGGCGAGTTCGACGCGACCGACCCCGACGTGGTGGCCGACCTCGAGCCGGGGGCCGCGCTGCGGACGTCGTTCGGCCTGGTCACCGAGGCGCTGGTGCGCCGGCGCGACCGCGGCCTGGCGCCGTTCACCGTCGTGTCCTGCGACAACATCCAGCACAACGGCGACGTCGCCCGGCGCAGCTTCGCCGCCTTCGCCGCGCTGCGCGACCCCTCGCTGGGGGAGTGGGTGCAGCGGGAGGTGGCCTTCCCGAACTCGATGGTCGACCGCATCACCCCCGCGACCACCGACGAGGACCGGGCCGACGTGGCCGCGCGGTTCGGCGTCGAGGACGGCTGGCCGGTGGTGTGCGAGCCGTTCACCCAGTGGGTGCTCGAGGACCGGTTCCCGCTCGGCCGGCCGCCGCTGGAGGAGGCGGGCGTGCAGGTCGTGGACGACGTCGATCCCTACGAGCGGATGAAGCTGCGGCTGCTCAACGCCGGCCACCAGGCGCTGGCCTACCTCGGCACGCTCGCCGGCTACCGGCTCGTGCACGACGCGGCGCAGGACCCGCTGTTCCAGCGGCTGCTGCTCGACTACATGGAGCAGGAGGCCACACCCACCCTGCTGCCGGTGCCCGGCATCGACCTCGACGCCTACCGCCGGCAGCTGCTGGAGCGCTTCGCCAACCCGGCCATCCGCGACACCCTGGCGCGGCTGGCCTTCGACGGCTCCGAGCGGCTGACCAAGTGGCTGCTGCCGGTGGTGCGGGACAACCTGGCCAACGGCGGCGAGGTCCGCCGGTCGGCCGCGGTGGTGGCGGGCTGGGCGCGCTACTCCGAGGGCGTGGACGAGCAGGGCGCGCCGATCGAGATCGCCGACCGCCGGCGCGATCGGCTCACCGCCAACGCGCTCCGGCAGCGGGAGGAGCCGCTGGCGTTCCTCGCCGACCGCGAGGTCTTCGGCGACCTGGTGGACGACGAGCGGTTCACCACCTCCTACCTGCAGACGCTGGCGTCGCTGCACGAGCGCGGCGCCCGGGCCACCCTGGAGGCGCTGGTCGGCGACCCCGTGCGCTGAGCGACGCGCGGTCGTCGCTGCGCCTGCGGGTGATCATCGGCTCGTTGCCGCTCGCCACGGCGTGTCCGCCCGCGTCGGCGGCAACGACCCGGAGGTCGACGCCCGCAGCGACGGCCGTCCCGCGCGCCGACCACGGGCGGAGGGCGCTCCTGCTCGGGCCCCGGCGGCTGGGTGAGCATGAAGGGCGGCGCGATGGCCGTGCGCCCCGCGAACCGGCTGTGGCGGCGCGACCGGGCGCACCCGGCGGCACCCGTGTCGCGGACCCGCCGTCCCCTCCGGGCGCGCCTGCTCCCCGCGACGGCGCTGGAGGCCGTGCTCGGCTGGCTGTGAGGCCGGCCGGGTCGCTCCTCGGGACCTCCGGCCCTGCCCGGCGGGGGGCCCGCGCGCCCTAGCCTCGGGCGAGCGACCGGGACAGGGCCCGGCTCCGGCCGGCGGGGAGGACAGATGGCCGTGGACGACGACCGGGACGGCGTCATCCGGGTGTTCCTGCTGGACGACCACGAGATCGTCCGGCGCGGGGTCGCCGACGTGCTCGGGACCGACCCGGGGATCGCCGTCGTCGGGGAGGCGAAGAACGCCGCGGAGGCGATCGCCCGCATCCCCGCGCTGCGCCCGGACGTCGCGGTCCTCGACGTGCGGCTGCCCGACGGCGACGGGGTCGCGGTCTGCCGGGAGGTCCGCGCCCTCGTGCCCGAGCTCAAGGTGATCATGCTGACGAGCTACAGCGACGACGAGGCGCTGTTCGAGGCGATCGTGGCCGGGGCCTCGGGCTACCTGCTCAAGCAGATCCTCGGCCAGGACCTGGTCAGCGGCGTGCGCACGGTCGCCGGCGGCGGCTCGCTGCTCGACCCGCGGGCGGCCACGGCGGTGCTGGAGCGCATGCGGCGCGCGGCCGAGCCCGCCGGGCCGCTGGCCGGGCTCAGCGCGCAGGAGCGCACCGTCCTGCAGCTGATCGGGGAGGGGCTGACCAACCGCCAGATCGGCGAGCGCATGTTCCTGGCGGAGAAGACGGTCAAGAACTACGTCTCGCACCTGCTGGCGAAGCTGGGTCTGGAGCGCCGCACGCAGGTCGCGGTGCTCGCCACGGAGCTGCGCAGCGGGTCGCCGGCGTCCCGGCCGCACTGAGCACCGCCGTCAGCGCAGCGGCGCCCACCAGCGCAGCCGCGTCCCGCCGTCGGGCCGCGGCTCGACCAGCGCCCCGCCGCCGCGCCGCGCCGCCCGCTCGTGCAGGTTGCGCAGCCCGCTGCGCGCGGCGCGCGGGTCGATGCCCCGGCCGTCGTCCACGACCTCCAGGACCACCTCGTCGCCGACGTCCAGGGTCACCGTCACCGACGACGCGCCCGCGTGCCGGGCGGCGTTGCTCACCGCCTCGCGGGTGACCGCCTCGACGTCGGCGGCCAGCTCCCCGGTGACCAGGTTGTCCAGCGCCCCGGACATGCGCACGGTCGGGCGCAGCGTGCCGCCGGCGGTCTCGGTGACGACGTCGAGCACCCGCCGGCGCAGGCTCGTCTGGCGCGCGGTCTCGTCGGTGGTGTGCAGGTCGAAGATCGTCGTCCGGATGTCGCGCACCGTCTCGTCGAGCTGGCCGATGACCGCCTCGATCCGCCGCCGCGCCTCGCCGTCCGGGATCCGGGGGAGGACCGACTGCAGGCCGAGCCCCGCGGCGAACACCCGCTGGATGACGTGGTCGTGCAGGTCGCGGGCGATGCGGTCGCGGTCCTCGTAGACGTCGACCCGGCGGGCGAGGCGCTGCTGCGCGGCGAGGTCGAGCGCGACGGCCGCCTGGTCGGCGAAGGAGCCGATGAGCGGGGCGAGGGCGGCGTCGAACGGTGGGGCACCCGCCCGGCGGGCGGCGATGAGCACGAGGTCCTCGGCGTGCGCGCTGCGCAGCGGGACGGCGGTGCAGGGGCCCCAGCCGACGTGGGCGTTCGGCCCCTCGTAGGACAGCCCGCTCATGTCGAGGGTGACCACCCCCTCGGCGGCGGCGGCCGCCTCGAGGACCGGGCTCTCCGCGGTGGTCAGCCGCCGGCCGGCGAGGGCGTCGAGCCCGTCCCCGACCTGGACCCGCACCGAGTAGCTCCGGTCGGCCGGGTCCGGGCCGGCCATGATCCACGTCCCGTCGGCCTCGCAGAGCGCGGCCACCCGCTCGGCGATCAGCCGCAGTGCCTCGTCCGGCGTCGAGGCGTTGAGCAGGCTCGCCCGCACGTCGGAGACCGCGGTCATCCACCGCTGCCGGGTCTCGGCCCCCTCGTAGAGGCGCGCGTTGTCGATGGCGATGCCCGCGGCACCGGCGAGGGCGGTCAGCACCGCCTCGTCCTCCACGGTGAACTCGCCCTGCCGCTTCTCGGTCATGTAGAGGTTGCCGAAGACCTCGCCCCGCACGAGCACGGGGACGCCCAGGAAGGTCCGCATCTCCGGGTGGTGGGGCGGGAAGCCCACCGAGGAGGGGTGCCGGCCCAGGTCGGGGATCCGCAGCGGCCGCGGCTCGGTGATCAGCTGGCCCAGGACGCCCTTGCCCTCGGGCAACGACCCCATGCGGGCGGCGTGCTCGTCGTCGATCCCGACGTGGATGAAGGCGGCCAGCCCGCCGCCGGCGGCGAGCACGCCGAGTGCCCCGTACCGGGCGTCGACCAGGTCGGCGGCGGCCTCCACGATGCGCCGCAGGGTGGTCTCGAGGTCCAGCCCCGTGGACACGGTGAGGAACGCGTCGAGCAGGTGCTGGACGCGGCCCTGGTTGCGGGCGAGGACGCCGAGCCGTTCCTGCACCTCGTCGAGCAGCTCGGTCAGCCGCATGCCGGCCAGGGGGGATCCCGCGTGCACGAGGGCTCCGGGTGGGGCAGACGGCATGGTGGGACCTCCGTCGCCGAGCCTGGCACGGGCCTCCGTGGGGTGGAACCCCTCCGTTCCCCGTCCGGGCGACCACCCTCAGCGGTCCCGGCCGCCGGGCGGGACGTCGAGGCGCAGCTCGGGGAAGGCCAGCTCGGCGTACCGGAACGCGCCGCCCGGGAGGTGCCAGACGGCGGCCCCGCGGACCGGGCGGGCGCGGCCGTCGACGACGGTCCACCCGTCCACCGGCGTGCTCCAGGTGGCCCGCACCGGCCCGCCGGGGAGGTCGGCCCAGCGGTCGCCGGCGTCGCTCACCGAGACCCGGAAGCCGTCGTCCGTCGCGGCGTCCCCGGTGGTCCGCGGCGCCAGCAGGGACCACGTCCGCGGCCGGCCGACGACGCCCGTCGCGCGCAGGTGGCGGGCGGCCACGGGCGGCAGTCCGGCGAGGTCGTCCTCGGTCCCCGGCCCGGGCGCCGCGGGCCCGGCGGGCAGCCCGGCCGCGGCCACCCTCCGTGTGGAGGCGCGCGGCGGTCGTCGTGGGGCGGGACGGTCGGGAGTGGACACCGGGCACCTCCGGGTGCGGAGCGGGGATCGCCGTCGTGACCGGGGACCTGGGACCCCGGTCGGCGCCGCCCTTGGTCCGTACCGCCCCGGGACGCCGGTCGCCAGTCTCGGGTCAGGCCACCGGCGCCCGGGGGTGACCGCCCCCGGTCCCGGCCGGTGGGGTGGGGAGGACGTCGTGTCCGACGACCGGACGCCGTATCCCGTGCGGGTCGACGCGTCGCTCGACGCCTCGCTCTCCCGCGGGCTGTGGCTGGTGAAGTGGCTGTTGCTGATCCCGCACTACGTTGTGCTGTTCTTCCTGTGGATCGCCTACACGGTCGTGGGCGTGGTGGCGTTCTTCGCGATCCTGTTCACCGGGCGCTACCCGCGGGCGCTGTTCGACTTCAACGTCGGCGTCCTGCGGTGGAGCTGGCGGGTGCACCACTACGGCTACGGGGCCCTGGGCACCGACCGCTACCCGCCGTTCACCCTCGCCGACGTCCCCGAGTACCCGGCCCACCTCGACGTCCCCTACCCCGAGCGGCTGTCCCGGGGTCTGGTCCTCGTGAAGTGGTGGCTGCTGGCCCTCCCGCACTACCTCGTGCTGGCGCTGTTCGTCGGCGGGGGCGTGTGGTTCGGCGCCGGCTGGGGGGCCGGGGACGGCGTCTGGGACGACGCCCGGGACGACGGCTGGGCCTTCGGCGGGCTGGTGGCGCTGCTGGTGCTGGTCGCCGGTGTGGTGCTGCTGGTCACCGGGCGCTACCCGCGGCCGGTCTACGACTTCGTGCTCGGCATGGACCGCTGGGCGCTGCGGGTGGCGGCCTACGTCGGCCTGATGACCGACCGGTACCCGCCGTTCCGCCTCGACATGGGCGGCACGGACCCCGGCTCGGTCCCGGCCGGCCCGTCGCCGACCGCGCCGGCCGGCGGGGTGGCCGCACGGCCGGTGAGCGCTCCCGCCGCGTCGTCGCCGGGCAGCTGGACGGCGGGACGCGTGGTCGCGGTGGTGGTCGGTGCGCTGCTGGTGCTGGCCTCGACGGGTCCGCTGGCCGCCGGGAGCGCGCTGCTGTGGGCCGACCAGGTCGACCGCGACGACTCCGGCTTCGTGTGGACGCCGGACGCCACGGTGAGCACGGCGGAGTACGCGCTGGCCAGCGAGGGCGTCGTCCTGGAGGGCGAGGGGCTCGACTGGGTCGTCGACGACCTGCTGGGCACCGCGCTGCTCGAGGTGACGCCCACGGACCCGGACGACGAGCTGTTCGTCGCGGTCGGGCGCACCGCCGAGGTCGATGGGTACCTGAGCGGTGTGGGCCGCGGGGTGCTCGGCTCGCTCGGGTCTCGCGACGACGTGACGGACGACCTGCGGCCGGTTCCCGTCCCCGGCGGCCCGCCGGCCGTGCCCCCGGGTGAGGCCGACGTCTGGGCCGCGTCGGCGACCGGGAGCGGGACGCAGGTGCTCGACTGGCGTCCGGTCGAGGGCGACTGGACCGTCGTGGTGATGCGCGCCGACGGCGGCGCGGACGTGTCCGCCGACATCCGGGCGGCGGCCACGGTGCCGGGGCTGACCTGGATGGCCGCGGGCCTGCTGGTCCTCGGGCTGGTCCTCGCCGGTCTCGGGGTCCTGCTGATCGCGAACGCGGTGCGGCGGGCCGGGCAGTACCCGCCGTCCGGTGGGGTGCCGGCGCAGTGGACCCCGCCTCCGCCGGTGGCCGTCCCGGGCGGCGGCGACCCCGCCCGCAGCTCCCCGCCGGCGCACGCCCGCTGAGGGCCCGGGTTCCGTCTCGATCATCGGGTCGTTGCCGTTCCCGCCGGTGTGTCGGCGCGTGTCGGCGGCAACGACCCGATGGTCAACTGCTGACGACCAGCTCCAGCCCCTCCTCGGTCTCGGCGGCCAGCGCCCGGCCCACGGCGACCGCGTGGGTCATCCGCAGGCTGCCGGCCAGCCACAGCAGGACGTCGTGCAGCCGCAGCCGGGTGATCGGCCGGCCGAGGAGCGTCGCCGCCGCCGTCTCCAGCCGGGTGAAGGCCACGGCGTTGGCCCGCAGCTCGCGGGAGACGACGGCCTCCGGCCCGCTGTCACCCTCGACGACGTGCCCGGACAGCTGGCGGCGGGTGACGCCGTCGAGCAGCGGCACGAGTGACGGCTGCCGGTGGTGCAGCGCGGCGACGACGTGGCGCGCGCCGGGCCGCTCGCCGAGCGCACGCAGCAGCGCGCCGACGGTGCCGGGCTCGGCGAGAACGGAGAACTCGTCGTCGGGCAGCTCCCAGAAGGCCTTCCCGGCGGCGCGGTCCTCGAGGGCCTGCGCGAGCGGCCGGACGTCGTCCAGCGCGGTGCGGACCTCGCGCCAGCCGGCCGGGTCGAGCCGGCCGTGCAGGCCCTCGGCGAGCAGGACGTCGCGGTCGGTGGCCGCGTCGCCGGTCTCGCGGCGCTGGCCGTCGTAGCGGTCGAACCCGTAGGCGAGCACCTGGAACCACCGGCCCTGCGGCGCGCTGGGGGAGCGGAAGAACAGCGGACGGCGCCCGCGCGCGTAGCCCAGGACGGCGGCCAGCGCGGTGGGCAGCGCGATCGGGTCGGGTCCGGCGCTGGGGAGGACGAGGGCGGCGTCGGTCCCTCGTCCCCCTGTCACGGGCCCATCCTCCTCGCTGCACGGGCTCCCGCGGGGACCGATGAGTCGTGGCGGGGCGGGCGGTCTGCCCCGCATGACGACGATCGACCTGGGCCCGGCCGCGGCCGCGGTGACCGCGGTGGTGGCGGGCGTGCGCGACGACCAGCTCTCCGCGCCGACACCGTGCACGGAGATGCCGGTGGCCGCGGTCCTCGACCACCTCGCCGGGCTGACCCACGCCTTCCGGATGGCCGCGGAGAAGACGCCGGTGGACGGCGCGCCGCGGGCCTCCGCCGACGCGCTGCCCGCCGACTGGCGCACCCGCATCCCCGAGCAGCTCGACGCGCTGGCGGTGGCCTGGCGGGAGCCGTCCGCGTGGCAGGGCACCGCGTCGGCCGGGGGAGTGGTGATGCCGGCCGACGTCTGCGCGCTGGTGGCGCTCGACGAGGTCGTCGTCCACGGCTGGGACCTCGCCGTC
This region of Geodermatophilus bullaregiensis genomic DNA includes:
- a CDS encoding carbohydrate ABC transporter permease gives rise to the protein MSSVTDVAPVAATRTPEGEPRRPRKPRAGALLGLAAWLIGFLFVVPVLWMVLTSFHSEEDAATNPPSLLAPLTFAGYREFFGVGTGANPWPSLANSLTASVVSTVIVLLLAIPAAYALSIKPVRKWTDVMFFFLSTRMLPIVAGLLPIYLFAQWSGLLDNIWLLIVLYTAMNLPIAVWMMRSFLAEVPVEILEAASMDGAGLLLTLRSVVAPIVLPGIAATSLICFIFSWNELLLARTLTGTVAQTAPVYLTGFVTSQGLFLAQVCAAAFVVSLPVLIAGFAAQDKLVQGLSLGAVK
- a CDS encoding ABC transporter substrate-binding protein, which encodes MGLSGCAGWGGGPTGGGPDTINVLMVNNPQMADLQQLTAEHFTAETGITVNYTVLPENDVRDKISQEFSSQAGQYDVATLSNFEIPIYARSEWIAPLNEYVEADPEFDQDDVLGPLTASLSGDDGRLYGEPFYGESSFLMYRADVLEAAGIEMPASPTWQEVADIAAEVDGVEPGMAGICLRGQPGWGQVFAPLTTVVNTFGGTWFTEDWEPQVDSEEFRTAVQFYVDLVREHGEVGAPQAGFTECLNNVVQGNAAMWYDATSAAGSLEAEDSPVRGLMGYAPAPVVETDSSGWLYAWSWSIQQASAKKDAAWEFISWASSAEYEELVGDELGWSRVPAGKRASTYENPDYLAEASAFAEPTLQAIQTADPNDAGVQPRPAPGIQFIGIPEFPDLATQVSQDVSSAIAGQMTVDEALQRGQQVAEDVAERYRERESG
- a CDS encoding carbohydrate ABC transporter permease translates to MSTTIERRRDDVGTPPPPPPSGGALRRTSDWARRAPLLPALVFTIVVTQLPFVVTLIVSFMDWNAYYPDERGFTGFSNYASVLTDVNMRQAILTTVILTAVVVLVSLLLGMGIALLLDRKFRGRGVVRTMMITPFLIVPVAAALLWKHALFNPEYGLLNGTLTAIWRLFGSENAPQPDWITTAPLISVEIALIWQWTPFMMLILLAGLQSRPLDVIEAARIDGASSWQIFRYMTFPHLRRYLELGGLLGSIYIVQNFDAVFTITSGGLGTANLPYVIYQTFYQAHDYGRASAAGVVVVIGTILIATLALRTVSTLFQEENAR
- a CDS encoding NAD(P)-dependent alcohol dehydrogenase, which gives rise to MTATGTVPGTADLHPASTMRVSVLRGAGDVVVEERPVPQPGPGEVVVRVSSVGVCGSDTHYYEHGRIGRFVVEEPLVLGHEAAGEVAAVGPGVSAPRVGQRVSVEPGVPDLTCPQCLAGRYNLCPEMRFFATPPIDGAFAEYVVVHAAFAHPVPDGISDDAAALLEPLSVGIWACRRGGVTAGSRVLVVGAGPIGLVSVQAALAFGATEVVVSDVNPARLALARDLGATEVVDARTADVTDLDPPPGVLLECSGHPAAIAQGIRALDRAGRAVLVGMGGDEVPLPLSVVQERELEVTGTFRYAGTWPTAIALVAAGRVDLDRLVTGTYGLDRAEDALTAGRRDPDSVKVVVHPRS
- a CDS encoding mannitol dehydrogenase family protein, with protein sequence MPALTTATLPALAGSLPVPTYDRSRVRAGIVHLGVGAFHRSHQALYVDRLLEQGTAQEWGICGVGVLPSDRRMAEVMAAQDCLYTLVVRHPDGSAEARVVGSIVEYLLAPDDPEAVVEKMAAETTRIVSLTVTEGGYNIAATTGEFDATDPDVVADLEPGAALRTSFGLVTEALVRRRDRGLAPFTVVSCDNIQHNGDVARRSFAAFAALRDPSLGEWVQREVAFPNSMVDRITPATTDEDRADVAARFGVEDGWPVVCEPFTQWVLEDRFPLGRPPLEEAGVQVVDDVDPYERMKLRLLNAGHQALAYLGTLAGYRLVHDAAQDPLFQRLLLDYMEQEATPTLLPVPGIDLDAYRRQLLERFANPAIRDTLARLAFDGSERLTKWLLPVVRDNLANGGEVRRSAAVVAGWARYSEGVDEQGAPIEIADRRRDRLTANALRQREEPLAFLADREVFGDLVDDERFTTSYLQTLASLHERGARATLEALVGDPVR
- a CDS encoding ABC transporter ATP-binding protein; this translates as MASVTYDAASRIYPGSDRPAVDSLDLEIADGEFLVLVGPSGCGKSTSLRMLAGLEDVDRGAIRIGDRDVTHLKSKDRDIAMVFQSYALYPHMTVADNMGFALKIAGRDKDDIRKRVAEAAKILDLEEFLHRKPKALSGGQRQRVAMGRAIVRDPQVFLMDEPLSNLDAKLRVQTRTQIAALQRRLGTTTVYVTHDQVEAMTMGDRVAVLRAGILEQCDTPLRLYQEPANVFVAGFIGSPGMNLAQFRLENGHAVLGSARIPVPTAALSALSAEGADSVVAGFRPESVDLVSESEPGAFPVDVGVVEELGSDAFLHGTLPDLPQASSGAFNENVIARVDPNRPPAKGERVHLRIQPGREHLFSPSTGRRLSV